One genomic region from Spirosoma sp. KCTC 42546 encodes:
- a CDS encoding sensor histidine kinase — MSYNLTTSQKWQLALSVFVIYWPIRLYVNGATFEWLFSGRNVPFWVFEIILIILFLYVWIIVTEWLQQRFVSRFGDGFFIEFKIPAQIATLLIASALALVFNMGFTMLWHGLDDVLAQRLGFYQEQETRQLRPQGPPRSAEDRRKSREQRRRVNNGLTVMSMISAFYLAANRRANRRLEDVQVRAERLEKENVQAQFAALKSQVNPHFLFNSLSILSSLVHADADLSEKFIDQLSRAYRYILEQKDNERVLLKTELEFIQAYRFLLNIRFENKFDVLINVPEADQTRYSIAPLTLQLLVENAVKHNRMSAKEPLKVHIKLDADCLVVENNLQTRPKSENSTGVGLENIITRYALLTDQPVWVGESDGLFVVKIPLLVS; from the coding sequence ATGTCCTATAACCTAACGACTTCGCAAAAATGGCAACTCGCCCTGAGCGTGTTCGTTATTTACTGGCCCATCCGATTGTACGTCAACGGTGCGACCTTTGAATGGCTGTTTTCAGGGCGTAACGTCCCGTTCTGGGTCTTCGAAATTATCCTGATAATCCTGTTTTTATACGTCTGGATTATCGTAACGGAATGGCTGCAACAGCGGTTCGTTAGCCGGTTCGGAGATGGTTTTTTTATTGAATTCAAGATTCCTGCTCAAATTGCTACCTTATTGATTGCCAGTGCACTAGCGCTCGTATTTAACATGGGGTTTACCATGCTATGGCATGGTTTAGACGATGTGCTGGCCCAACGATTAGGATTTTATCAGGAACAGGAAACCCGGCAATTACGTCCTCAGGGCCCACCCCGCTCAGCCGAAGATCGGCGTAAAAGTCGTGAACAGCGTAGACGGGTCAATAACGGTCTGACAGTGATGTCCATGATATCGGCCTTTTATCTGGCTGCCAACCGACGGGCCAACCGACGGCTGGAGGATGTACAGGTACGCGCTGAACGATTGGAAAAAGAGAACGTGCAGGCCCAGTTTGCGGCCCTCAAAAGCCAGGTAAACCCGCATTTTCTGTTTAATAGCCTGAGTATATTGTCGTCACTGGTTCATGCTGATGCTGACTTATCCGAAAAATTCATCGACCAGTTATCGCGGGCGTACCGCTATATTCTGGAGCAGAAAGATAATGAGCGAGTCTTGCTTAAAACCGAACTTGAGTTTATTCAGGCGTATCGCTTTTTATTGAATATTCGCTTCGAAAATAAGTTCGACGTACTAATTAATGTGCCTGAGGCCGACCAGACCCGGTACAGTATTGCACCACTAACCTTACAACTTTTGGTGGAAAATGCGGTGAAACACAACCGAATGTCGGCAAAAGAACCCCTGAAGGTTCATATTAAACTCGATGCCGACTGTCTGGTTGTTGAGAACAATCTGCAAACTCGCCCTAAGTCAGAGAACTCGACTGGCGTGGGATTGGAAAATATCATTACACGGTATGCGCTCCTTACCGATCAGCCTGTATGGGTTGGCGAAAGCGATGGCCTTTTTGTCGTGAAGATTCCATTATTAGTGTCGTGA
- a CDS encoding lipopolysaccharide assembly protein LapB — translation MERNTTIKLPSGRVGAFLKRLQQLAWFELFEKWFGVGVKLLWITLFIAFSVYLKREYRRNIFYVQDFKVPPAWIEQGYSGEVVKQAILDEIDNIMNGVYASGNSMSGSNEDNTELLNELTVEGFNLRAVTKSILALLGKKDKSIGGYVTLSDSTQTVAIQVTNEITQQLSIKRNEPAQYLIHKAAMEIMKVRSPKALIYYYMVKKDTDMVNKVYSYLKKRRGLMDDYYFYMTSAAVALNSLDYEEAMAWSDSAAKKFPNDKLTYYIQAEIYMTRIYNAKADSATTRTYKRLFVENMRKVSEPGLSDQTDNLAQTANQYLLGFYARENDLKSFSGLVERTHMEQTLNAPLNNALAYAYMSQKKYKKAEEALHKAVSQAGHVGDYWDSLAELYSIQGKDSLAVVSLLKALKSPQKSEAVSAKAYQTDTRWQRLRKRPDFQQVVHL, via the coding sequence GTGGAGAGAAATACGACTATTAAATTACCCTCAGGGCGAGTTGGGGCCTTTTTAAAGCGCCTTCAGCAGTTAGCCTGGTTCGAATTATTCGAAAAGTGGTTTGGTGTTGGTGTAAAATTGTTGTGGATTACCCTCTTTATCGCGTTTAGCGTTTACCTCAAAAGAGAGTACAGGAGAAATATTTTCTACGTACAGGATTTTAAAGTGCCTCCCGCCTGGATAGAGCAGGGGTACAGCGGAGAGGTTGTTAAACAAGCCATTCTGGATGAGATTGACAACATTATGAATGGTGTGTATGCCAGTGGTAACTCGATGAGTGGCAGCAATGAGGACAACACCGAATTGTTAAATGAGCTTACCGTTGAGGGGTTTAATCTCAGAGCTGTCACCAAATCTATTCTGGCCCTCTTAGGCAAGAAAGATAAAAGCATCGGTGGCTACGTCACGCTCAGCGACTCTACCCAAACTGTAGCGATCCAAGTTACAAACGAGATTACACAGCAATTGTCCATCAAACGAAATGAACCAGCCCAATACCTAATTCATAAAGCCGCTATGGAAATTATGAAGGTGCGATCGCCAAAAGCCTTGATTTACTATTATATGGTAAAGAAAGATACCGACATGGTGAATAAGGTATACAGTTATCTGAAAAAACGCCGAGGGTTGATGGACGATTATTATTTCTACATGACCTCGGCTGCCGTTGCCTTAAATAGCCTGGATTATGAGGAAGCAATGGCCTGGTCGGATAGTGCGGCAAAGAAGTTTCCGAATGATAAATTAACATATTACATCCAGGCCGAAATCTATATGACCCGGATTTACAACGCCAAAGCCGATTCCGCGACCACCCGAACCTACAAACGGTTATTCGTCGAGAATATGCGTAAAGTCAGCGAGCCGGGCCTATCCGACCAGACTGACAATCTGGCTCAGACAGCCAATCAGTATTTACTTGGGTTCTATGCCCGGGAAAATGATTTAAAATCTTTTTCCGGCCTCGTAGAGCGAACCCATATGGAACAGACGCTGAATGCACCCCTGAACAACGCCCTGGCGTATGCTTACATGAGTCAGAAGAAGTATAAGAAAGCAGAAGAAGCCCTGCACAAAGCCGTTTCTCAGGCGGGCCATGTTGGCGACTATTGGGACTCACTGGCTGAATTATACAGCATACAGGGCAAAGATTCATTGGCCGTTGTAAGTCTGCTAAAGGCGTTGAAATCCCCGCAAAAATCAGAAGCGGTATCAGCGAAGGCGTATCAGACAGATACTCGCTGGCAGCGATTACGAAAGCGGCCGGATTTTCAGCAGGTAGTTCACCTTTGA
- a CDS encoding SDR family NAD(P)-dependent oxidoreductase, producing MLNRFANQVAIVTGGAEGIGKAIAKRIASEGATVALFDINHVQLERTVADFTKQGFAVTGHVVDISHESSVEQAIQTVVDTLGRLDVIVNSAGIVGPTSTKITDYSVADYDRVYHTNLRGAFLMSKYGIKVMEKSNYGRILHLASIAGKEGNPFMTGYSSMKAGVIGLVKGIGKEYAETGITVNGLAPAVIKTAMNENTAPEQLAYMTAKIPMKRLGTVEEVAAMAAWIVSEEASFTTGFIFDLSGGRATY from the coding sequence ATGTTAAATCGATTTGCGAATCAGGTAGCTATAGTAACAGGCGGTGCTGAGGGCATTGGTAAAGCAATTGCGAAACGAATTGCGTCTGAAGGAGCTACAGTTGCTTTATTCGATATAAACCATGTTCAACTCGAACGGACTGTGGCTGATTTCACCAAACAGGGATTCGCAGTAACGGGCCACGTTGTCGATATTTCGCATGAAAGTTCGGTTGAACAAGCTATTCAAACCGTAGTTGACACCTTGGGACGCTTAGACGTTATTGTCAATTCGGCGGGTATTGTAGGGCCAACCAGTACTAAAATCACAGACTATTCGGTGGCCGATTATGACCGGGTATACCATACTAATTTGCGGGGCGCTTTCTTGATGTCAAAGTATGGGATTAAGGTTATGGAAAAGAGCAATTATGGCCGTATTCTGCATTTAGCCTCGATTGCCGGGAAAGAAGGGAATCCATTTATGACAGGCTACTCATCAATGAAAGCGGGCGTCATTGGACTTGTGAAAGGCATTGGAAAAGAGTATGCCGAAACAGGAATCACCGTGAACGGTTTGGCGCCCGCTGTGATCAAAACGGCTATGAACGAGAATACTGCACCCGAACAGTTAGCCTATATGACGGCCAAGATACCCATGAAACGGTTGGGTACCGTGGAGGAAGTAGCCGCCATGGCTGCCTGGATTGTATCGGAAGAGGCTAGTTTTACCACTGGCTTTATCTTCGATTTATCGGGTGGGCGAGCTACGTATTAA
- a CDS encoding PIN domain-containing protein, with translation MVQELDELGFDRQFLSVISEAEMYVGMKRSEKRKTVETINKFNMIGLDAEISRRLLNLTWEHYAKRPGIADMIIAATALTYPVELFTFNKKDFDFVEGITFCRPKYKHQYGPESA, from the coding sequence ATGGTTCAGGAATTGGATGAGCTTGGTTTTGACCGTCAGTTTCTGAGTGTAATTTCAGAAGCGGAAATGTATGTGGGTATGAAACGTAGCGAAAAACGTAAAACGGTCGAAACTATCAACAAGTTTAACATGATTGGTTTGGACGCTGAAATCTCGCGTCGACTACTCAATCTGACTTGGGAGCATTATGCGAAACGACCGGGCATAGCCGACATGATTATCGCAGCAACCGCGTTAACCTATCCGGTTGAATTGTTCACCTTTAACAAAAAAGATTTCGATTTTGTGGAGGGCATCACTTTTTGCCGTCCTAAGTACAAACATCAATACGGCCCTGAATCTGCGTAA
- a CDS encoding LytTR family DNA-binding domain-containing protein, translating to MNVVIIEDENLTAKRLESLLHKYDPTITVLARIPSVAEAVTWFSESDQPVDLIFMDIHLEDDLGFRIFEQTQVTTPVIFTTAYDEYMIQAFKVNSIDYLLKPINYDELVAAIEKFKALKKQFGQNTSSSHDIETLLNLIGKSKQTDYKDRFMITVGTKIRSIETTDVAYFYLEEKVVFLVTKDGLTLPVDYSLDKLTQLLNPRQFFRISRQFLISLPAIQTIHTFSAGKLKLDLQPKSRQEVFVSGDRMTEFKEWLGK from the coding sequence ATGAACGTAGTCATTATCGAAGACGAAAACCTGACGGCCAAACGGCTCGAAAGTTTACTTCATAAATATGATCCGACCATTACAGTACTGGCCCGGATTCCATCAGTAGCCGAAGCGGTGACGTGGTTTAGTGAATCAGACCAGCCTGTTGATCTGATCTTTATGGACATTCACCTGGAAGATGATCTGGGCTTCCGCATTTTCGAGCAAACGCAGGTTACTACGCCAGTAATCTTTACTACAGCCTATGACGAGTACATGATTCAGGCGTTTAAGGTCAATAGTATCGACTATCTGCTGAAACCCATCAATTATGATGAGCTAGTGGCGGCTATCGAAAAATTCAAAGCGCTTAAGAAGCAGTTCGGGCAGAATACATCCTCATCGCACGACATTGAAACCCTGCTTAACCTGATTGGCAAATCGAAGCAGACGGATTATAAAGACCGATTTATGATTACAGTTGGCACAAAAATTCGTAGCATCGAAACCACTGATGTCGCTTACTTTTATCTGGAAGAAAAGGTCGTTTTCTTGGTAACCAAAGACGGGTTGACCTTACCTGTTGATTACAGTTTAGATAAGCTAACCCAGCTATTAAATCCCCGTCAATTTTTCCGAATCAGCCGCCAGTTTTTGATATCGCTGCCCGCCATCCAAACCATTCACACCTTCTCTGCTGGTAAACTTAAGCTGGATTTGCAACCCAAATCACGCCAGGAAGTCTTCGTTAGTGGCGACCGTATGACCGAGTTCAAAGAATGGCTGGGGAAGTAG